The DNA sequence AAATCGAAGAGCAGGCCAAGCGCGACGGGGTCAAGACGCTGCGCGAGGCCGGCCTGGTCAAGGTCAAGCAGGGATTGACGAGCCTGGAAGAGGTGCTTGGCTGCACCAATGAATGATTAAGAGGATGACATGGCAACTGCCGCTGGCAAATCCGCAAGCACGAGTCCGATAAAGGAAGTGATCTTTGCCTGGGAAGGCAAGGACAGGACTGGCAAAACGATCAAGGGCGAACTGCGCGCAGGCAGCGAAACCATTGTCAACGTGACCCTGCGCCGGCAAGGCATTCTTGTCACGAAAGTCAAAAAGAAAAGCTTTAGCACCGGCAGGAAAATCACGGACAAGGACATCACCCTGTTCACGCGCCAGCTGGCGACCATGATGAAAGCCGGTGTTCCCCTGCTGCAGTCATTCGACATCGTGGCAAAAGGCCATTCCAATCCCGCTGTCTCCAAGCTGATTCAGGACATCCGGGCAGATGTCGAAACCGGCAGCAGCCTGAATCAGGCGTTTCGCAAGTTCCCGCTGTACTTCGACCATCTGTTCTGCAACCTGGTGGCGGCCGGCGAACAGGCCGGTATCCTGGAAGACTTGCTGACACGCCTGGCGGTATACAAGGAAAAAACGCAAGCCATCAAGGGCAAGATCAAGTCCGCCATGTTCTACCCGACGGCGGTCATGGTGGTCGCCTTCGTCGTGACGTCGGTGATCATGATCTGGGTGGTGCCGGCGTTCAAGGATGTGTTCAAGAGTTTTGGCGCCGATCTGCCGGCACCGACACTT is a window from the Noviherbaspirillum sp. UKPF54 genome containing:
- a CDS encoding type II secretion system F family protein, producing the protein MATAAGKSASTSPIKEVIFAWEGKDRTGKTIKGELRAGSETIVNVTLRRQGILVTKVKKKSFSTGRKITDKDITLFTRQLATMMKAGVPLLQSFDIVAKGHSNPAVSKLIQDIRADVETGSSLNQAFRKFPLYFDHLFCNLVAAGEQAGILEDLLTRLAVYKEKTQAIKGKIKSAMFYPTAVMVVAFVVTSVIMIWVVPAFKDVFKSFGADLPAPTLFVMAISDYFVKYWYLIFGSLGAGLYLFFQSWRRSVKMQRVMDRLLLQAPVFGDVIRKATVARWTRTLATMFAAGVPLVESLDSVGGASGNSIYADATKKIQTEVSTGTSLTVAMQNAAVFPSMVTQMVAIGEESGALDQMLSKVADFYEAEVDEAVESLSSLMEPLIMAILGVLIGGLVIAMYLPIFKLGAVV